TGAAACGTTTCGCTCACCTGGCCTGGAGCTCCAGCATCCGTTCTTTGCCCGACACCTGGAAGGTGTGAGGATGATCCTCGTTGCTCGTTTCCACAACCTTCATGCCGTCGATCCCGATCCGGGTCCGCACCGTGTATTTGGGTCCGCCCAGGCTGAATTTAGGCACGCAGTACAACAGCATGTTGTTGAACTGGAGGCACAAAACACAGATCCAACGTTTCCACTCAGAGTGAATTATTGTTTTGCTAATAACTGCTTCATATCAATAACAGGGacatttctgcaggttttccacACACAGAAAGGAGAGACTAGCACGAAATAATTCacttatttactttaaaaggaGAATATTTTCCTGCTGTAcccttcgtgtgtgtgtgtggggggaggggtgtgtatgggtgtgtgtgtgtgtgtgtgtgtgtttcctcaCCAGGAACAGGTATCTGTCCATGGTGGAGGTGTTCCTGGCGGCCAGCTTCATGATGTGGCCCTCCTTGATGAATTCGTTGGACGGATGAACGATGTCCTCCTCTTCACCCAGCATCTCGTAAATCTCCATCAGCTTCTTCAGGTTTTCCTGGACAGTTAAAGGAAATTTGCTTTCGCTCCAAGCTGGACAGATTTTCTACCTGCAGAGGCAGGATATCTGCTCCGCTACTTACAGATTTCCTAATGGCGCTGTTGGAGTGGGTGGCTGCTGTGGCGATGATTTCTAATgattctggaaaacaaaactcacatttCAATATTTCCTTCTTCTTCAGAAACACATTCATAAATGGCAACAAGGTGGAAGAAACATCTGCTATTAATATTGACCCAGTGTTGGCGCTTCTGCAAAGAACCAATCAGCTGCAACACCAGATCACCTACGGAAGACGATTAGAGCCAccgaaaaaaaagacttctgatttttgattaaagtcttgaaaaaaataaaaattttgagaaaaaaaagccttaTTCTTGAAATTGTGACTATCtgataattatgactttgaaagtttAAATATTGACTTTAATACTCACAATTAAGACTTTCCATCTTataaacaactttaaaacttAGAATTATGATTTTCAAAGTTGAAATGATGACTTTTCTTGAAATTATAATTCCAGTAggccttttattttttcattcatggCAGAAATGGGCTTCCTTAAAGAAAATTACTCATCTGGCTGATACCAATATGAGTGCAGATAAAATGCAACCCTTGCTTAAAATAATCCTCTGAAAGTGAATAAagaatccaacagaaaaacGTAGAAACACGACCAGAAAGTCTGAAGTTCTGCTGATCAGGACGAGTTTGAATGTTTGTTCACTCAAGAAGATTCCAGCtgataaatgtggattttaacGTACTTTCTGCGTCGCTGCGGTCCGGGTCGTTCTGAGGAAGTTTCTTCAGGTAATCCTTCAGCAGCATCTCGTATCGGGGAACTCTCTGCACCGGCTCCAACATGTGATGCTGCAGCGTCAGGCTGCCGCAGATCTCCTGACTCTGTCCACAAACCAACAGGAAGCTTCTTAACGTCAGACAGAAACGTTTCCGCCCAGAGCGGAGCGGCGCAGGTTTACCTGGATCTCCTGAATGATGGCCTTGAACGGCGGCGAGCGGTCGGTCCACTGCTTCAGCAGCTCCATGGCCTTGTCGAAGTTCTTCACGTACTCAGCGTACATTTTGAGGAAGGGGGTGAGTTTTTGCAGGATGTCGCCGATCCGCGGTGTGGACGCCCTGCAGCGCAGCAGGAAGGATCACATTATCTGACATCATTCAGGAGAACAAAAACCAAAGCATTTCCCCCCTAAAttaaactggattttaaaattgccaaaaatatgcaaaattatgttttcatattattactTAGTGAAGCTGAATTTCGCTCCAGATCAGATCACACTCAGAGTAATCGAATAtatgttggtttgttttttaatagaaaaatctgAAGGCCGCctgtcattttgacagattacaATTCACAGCCCCGACCACCAGGTGGAGACATTTTCACCTTTACGCGCTTCGCAGACATAAATAAATCCGGTGTCATAAAAACTAATATCTCCACCACATTTTGTAAACAAGGGTCTTCAATGTGTGGAGCAGGGGCCATTTGTGACAAAAactcaagtacattttttaattgagtTAGTTTCAGGGTCTCTAATTAGTTAATCACTTTTTAATTGGCAAAATAAGCAACATGttcaattaaaaacagatttttgctgctaaattatcaAATAAATAGATATATGAGCTGAACAACAAAGATAtaatttttaatctgttcttcaaCCATCAGACTGGAGCAAAGTGTTTTTCTATCTGTTCATCTTTACAGACTTTCATGGAGCTTGTTTACAAATGtagatgctaacattagcattagctgctacttGTTTAGCATTGacatgctattttaggcttatATAGCTTCTCTAacaggctaactccttttaacACAACTTCAACACAACAAGCAATTCTTCCggcgtccaatcagatcgtttgaaacagaaattaacCCCCTGTGGGCCAAGAGATGCAGCTTCCGGTGCGTCAGGTTAAAATGCGTActagaaacacacaaatacaaaggttccaagatgtaaaaaaaaaaaaaaaaaaagaaaaaaaaaaggtgattaATTGcgttaatattttaaattcctGGCTCTTGCGTGTCCAGGTCTGttcagtttcctgtttttacaCGTTTAGCTGGAACCTACCATTCCCCCATGCGTTTCTCCAGATCAGGAAGCAGAAACTGGCTGTGGAAGGCGTGGATGGAGGTGATGTTGGAGAAGATGTTCTTCACCACATCCAGAGGGAAAGTGCCTTTATTCGCCTCCTCCATCATCTTGGTGCAGAACACCTGGACAGCCATGCACGCGGTTAGGGATCAACAACGTTTTTCTCTCTCGACTGAAAACAGAAGTGGGACGGAGATTTGGGCGAGTTCCTCACCTGGTCCAGCAGGTTGAGTCGGGCCACGTACGCCTTCTCCGTGTGCAGCAGCTCGCTGGCGATCTTAAACAGCTTCTGCTCGTTCGTCTCCTGAGaagaaagaagacatttttattaataaggACAGTTTAAACATCACATCCCCGCAGGAACCAGGAAGTAGAATCTGTTTCTGAAAGTGTTGCTGTGAGCCTACAGAACTGAAAGCACCGCCGGTCTCTCCAGCTGAGCTAGCTGCACTGATCAGCAGCCCAATGAGTTCTGGTTCTTTCAgaacaggaaatgaaaacaggGAATAAGGGAAATGACACCAGATAAAACGAAAACACCAGTTAACAATGAGTGAGAAGTCAGCTGCTGTCACAGACAACAAGAGAGGCCTGAATGGTGTTGCATTCTGGGACATGAGATTTCATAAGATGCAGAGCCACAAAAGGAACCATCTTCCTTTTAAATGTTGGCCAGAAACCTGAGAACAACGAGCCACACACTTCCTCATAACCACTGGTCTGTCATGAACTCTCCGGTCAgctcaaacacattttaataaacatatcAGCTGCTGGTTTTATCGttcaaacaagacaaaactgcagcttttctgCCGTGAAACAGCAACAACTGGGACAGGTTAAGAGTTTTCacattaaacatgaaaaatattatCAACCACCACTTATGCCTTATGCCACCACTGCTGTTTATCCTGCTTTGTACATAAATAATCAAAGCACTTCATTAAACACAGCAAGAAATGATGTTGCTAGTTGTTCAGTAAATTCTTGGTGACTTGGCAAATTTACTTTAATAGTAGTAAAAAATGTTGGATTATTTTAGTGATCGATAATTCGTCACAGTTAGGATGGTAGCAGCATTTCCTCCTGATGTAACGATGGTCATGATGTCCAGATATGCAtgtctttgtttctgctgaTGAACTGAAATCTTTCTGTGATTCTTTTGGAGTGATGGATTCTTCCTTCCAGTCAACATCGTTTCTCTGTGGATAAACGACCAGCTGTCtgaccagctgcagcagcttcttcaCAAAGTTTTAGCCTTTTGCTCTGAGGTCAATCTGAGGTCACAGGTGGCAGTTAACCTATCAGATGTCtccaaagccatgacatcatcatctgggcttCGCTTTGTTGTATAAAGAGACGGTAATCATTCTGAAGATGTTAAATAAATCTTTCATTATTGTGAAGTTTGGTCTAATTAAACTTCAGACagtgataaaaatgtttatgtatcTTTTTATATGGTGTATGTACGTAAACGCTAAAGTTCAGCGCCTGCCTGTGACGTCTTTCACTCATCTGCATCTTTTGGGCGACTTCTCGCCTTTCTGCTTTCAcactttttaaacacatttctcgtttttatacttaaaaaatacatttaaccaCCATAAAATACAAGCTTGAACAAAGTAGAaggaaatattagaaaatatgacTAATACTCTATGAATTAGGCAAGAAATGTCATCAGTTTCAGAGTGAAATCTGTGTCTCATAATTAACTTTAGAGCCAAGCGTTAACCCAGTGAACATTGATTGACCTCTTGGCTTGGTGCTAACAGGGCTAAACGACTTAAGCCTGTTGTTTACTGTTGCTGCTCAAATGCTTATCTGGTATCACTTCCACACATCCAGGTACGTGAAGCATGGAGTCTGTTCTGCTGTGAAACCCAGTGAGGTTACTGGTTTCAGGAAGGTCTCCACATGAAATTCACTTTAAATTCACTGGAAAATTCTTCCTTTTACTTGTAAGTCAATCACACAGACAATTCTCCCACAGCTGGCTCAGATTTGCAGTTCAAATAgtgaaaaatcagatttttcttccataaaaatctgaatttctcCCCATTTTGTATAAAATCAACGTGTTTAAGTTCAAAAGGGGCATCAGTGGAGGAGAAACTGGATTAAAGTGAATGTAGGATGTAGGGGTGCAgtattgtgacaacaataaaagtAACAGTAAGAATTATTTCTTACTTGTTTTTTAGGTAATTGCAATCACAgcctcacaaacacaaatattattcATGAtatgcttctttaggacaccagtcacataaaaaagtttgatttttttcattaaaatgcacaaaataacagaatttaatcatattttcaaatgaatttcTGTTCATTGATACAGTTTTATGGAAAAAAGTGGAGAACaacagtaaaacaataaaagaatagttttaaaggtttttaaacaTCAATTGAAATTAATAGTGtcaatgataaatcaaaatcttattttaataagaaatttATGATGGTTGTTGTTTACAAATGGCCGGTTTGCTGGGATTTTAACCCACAACCATCTCAGGTTTACAGAGAATGAGAACATTTCCAACGAGGTGCAgctgagtggaagaaaaacatctcattgaggtcaaaggtcagaggagaatgggCCAATCAAGCAGAACCTCTGAAGTTACAACATGTGGAGCCTTGAAGCAGCTGAGCTACAGCAGCTGATGACCTCACTGCTAGCGCCAGGCTAACAGGCTAACAGACGAACATGGCGGGATTTTAAAATCTGAGACTCTCAAACTACAGGACGATAAAACAAATGTTGGTTTCGAGTGACGATGGTCTTCTGCAGAAAGAAGCTCCAACAATAGCAGAAATGAAACAGAGTTCAGCATCAAGTTTTatactaaaatatgttttacatagTAAAAAAGGAATTGACTGTAATGAAAGAGTTAGCTAACAGAAAGCTGCCCTgttcaaaacagaaactgatttaGGTATAAAACCTGAAATAACAGCAGgaacactttgaaaaacaagGAAGCTGCAGCTAGTATAATATTTAACACATTACACGAATCACTGAACTCAGGTGTTTCGATCGTATAAATCCAGCCTCCAAACAGGCAGACGGATCGCTCAGGTCAGAACAGGCAGCAGCACAAAAACTGTTTGAGTTGTCAGACATTTGACATGAAGACCATGAAAACATCCAGAGTAAAGGTCATAGGTCACAGGCAAAGCACCTGGAACCAGAAACAACGAGTCGCTTTGAGGAGCTCAGGATTAGGACCACCTGTCCAACACCTCCAGAAAACAACTTGCTTCTCAAATCGgctgtttgtggttttataaGGAAGAGGAAATGACTGGGTCTCCTAAAACCACAACAGCTGGGAGTCGGTAGCTGCAGAGCTGCAAACTTCAGAATTAGCTCAAGGACAGAGTGCAGGTCTCTTAACAGAATGGATTAAGATGCAGAAAGCACTAACCTGTCTGCAATGTGTAAAGTTTGGTGGAAGGAGGATCTGTTCTTCAGAGCTTAGTCTCAGACTGTTAGTTCCAGTGAAAGGAACTCTGTCCAAAAAGTTTCTTCTTGCTGAAGCTTTCAGTTTCATTACAGCTGCCTGCCAACAGTTCAGGGATTCTCATTCCTGTTCCAACGTTACTGAGCAGCAGAGCACAAAGCCAGACCCTTCAAGACTagtgagtttgaaaagtttaattaaaaacttttcattttttaatatccatccatccatcattttctcctgcttatccggggtcgggtcgcggtgGTAGCAGCTGAAGAAGGGAGgccttttttaataaaagaaatccattttctttatcattattttaaaaaagcttgtTCAAGAACATCTTCTAATGAAAAACTgttctattttctttattatattattactTTATACTTGTGTCAGCAAAcctttctaaaagaaaaaactatttatttttatttatttacattttaatgcaagaaccatttattaaacatattctgtttttcccctattttttattttattaatttttaaaacttgtttcaAGAACTTccttaatgaaaaacaaattgtattttatttattaatatttgttaacattttggtCAAGAAtgctattttaaatattaaatctttttaaacttatttttaagaaacaaacttaagttaaaacctttttaataaaaaaaaaccaactttaatttactattttttttaacttgtcaAGATCTTTTAACTGAACAACATcctatttctttcattttctttatttttattactacaaaccttattaaataataattattgttataacttatttttattttactttttaacgTATGTCAATAACTTCAACAGGTTGAAAAATCCTGACCTGAAACTGATAGAAACCAGAGGGATGAATTAAAACTGAGACTGCGAGCCTCGTCATCccacatcagtgtctgacctcatgaaTGCACTTCTGGCAGACTGGTCGCTCATTCTCCTCATGGAAAACCTTCCTAGAAGAACTTATAGCTTCAAAGCAGGAGCCAACATCCTCTGACCCGCTTAAAAAGTTCaatgtaaagttttgtttaGGCAGCAGAGAAAGAGACGCCTCATATTTCTGCAAAATGctgaataaaacacaggaaagtCATTTAAATACTTAATTATAACTAATTCTGCTCAGATTTCTCAGTTGTGTTTATCCCTGAGCAGCAGATATTTTTAATCTCCTCAGATAACTGCAGGTTCCCGGGGGGTTTGGTTGCCAGGCACAAACTCAGCAGCTCAAATGTTCGACAGAGCAGCCCTTCACCAAACACCAAACAGGCAGCTTCCCCTCAGTCAGAATGACTGACTGTCTGTGCTCagtctgtaaaaacaaaacctacCTTTTGCTCAGAGTGTCCCTCTTCACTCTTCTGCtgagtttctgttgttttctccCTGTCCTCATTCTCAGCACCGGTCCTGTCCGAGTGCTGTGAAGCTGAATGATCGTCCACCTCATCTGGTCTTTCCAAATCTCCATTTACGAGCTCAGCAGTCTCTGTCCTCATGCTGTGGTGCGTCTCCTCCTCCGTCTCCTTGTCCTGCTCCATCTGTGCTAGCACCCCGTTGGCCGCTGGCCTCTTGGCATCCTGCGTCGCGGCTGCCGGGGACGAGAACTTCTCCTGAATCTTGCTGATGTCGGTCAGCTGGCAGACGCGGAGAGCCGAGCTGGAGCTGGACACCTTGCTGGTCTGTTTGAGCGCCGAGCCGTCTCTCTTGTTGTCTGCGCTGCTGGAGGAAGAGAGCAAAGGCGAAGGAGGAAGTGTGTCAGAGCGCAGAAGAAGTTATAGAAGgactttcatttaaataatacaGTCAAAGGAGCCTGCAGACGGCTGTTGGTAGCTGACATGTTCACAGCCAGTGTGGGGCTCAGCGGCGAGCTGCATGAGTTCACACGTGGGCGTcaagagttaaaaataaatccaggagGTGCACTAACTTCTTGAGGTGGCAGAGGAAGTGTAACAGAGGTACAGTAATAAAGAGGTGTTCCCAGGAGGTACAAGCTGTCCTACTTCTACACAGGAAACCTACTTTCCTCTGAGCTcagaaataaatgtagaaaaggtttttaaaaatgtttgagtccAGCTGCTCCACATCCTGCAGCTGCTTCCCCGCCTGAATGAATCACCTGCAAACAGCTGCTAAAAATCTCTTCAGATGATCTCAGctcctttttaaaaactaaagtcGTTTTAAAATCCTTTACGTGCTACATAACCTTTACCGATACAACAGTTTCTGTGTTGCAATGAGCATTACTGCTcatgaaaacaggaagtgtgtaTAAATAGAGGAACAACAGGCGGCTGGTGAGCAGTCTGCATGAATCAGTTGTGTGCTGCATGCCACCTGAGATCTACTACAGTCTGACAGGGTGAaaccagagacacaaaaataaaccagaagtATCTGCTGTGGGAAACGTGTGAGATTAAAAGATGAGCTCCTCTGCTCTGTGTTTCAAACTGTGGGTGACGGCACCGAAACAAACAAAACGAGAATGAAGTTTCACTTGTAGGTGTGTTAAAAGCAGGCCTGCCTGCCGGCCGGCCGGCAGCATGTGGATCAGATTAGGACATTAGTGGCTAATTCTGCTCTGAGAAGCTGTGGgtgtttcctttctttgttcTGCAGCGCTGCAGGTAATCCCCGCTAGCAGCAGTGGAAACTGAGGTGATTAACttcaggagcagagaaggtctgctGATGTTCTCATaacctgcagaaaataaacaataagagTGATTCATTCTGAAGCTCATCTGAAAACTACAAGACAGTTAC
Above is a window of Xiphophorus hellerii strain 12219 chromosome 2, Xiphophorus_hellerii-4.1, whole genome shotgun sequence DNA encoding:
- the fgd4a gene encoding FYVE, RhoGEF and PH domain-containing protein 4a isoform X3, which gives rise to MKRRRKYKFWSRKGKNSKMCLLCCYERKGKTPCYQTRSPDDEACIAVKIDQSRALGCSSPRKASGGSPILQECLNRAIGGAADRRRGGVNGRVPGSRTLLRSKPQVPPKPEHLLSPVSPLQPPPGSVQKSPLRFIMEDGGGKPTTTPRDRVKPSKVSDLISRFEENRSADNKRDGSALKQTSKVSSSSSALRVCQLTDISKIQEKFSSPAAATQDAKRPAANGVLAQMEQDKETEEETHHSMRTETAELVNGDLERPDEVDDHSASQHSDRTGAENEDREKTTETQQKSEEGHSEQKETNEQKLFKIASELLHTEKAYVARLNLLDQVFCTKMMEEANKGTFPLDVVKNIFSNITSIHAFHSQFLLPDLEKRMGEWASTPRIGDILQKLTPFLKMYAEYVKNFDKAMELLKQWTDRSPPFKAIIQEIQSQEICGSLTLQHHMLEPVQRVPRYEMLLKDYLKKLPQNDPDRSDAEKSLEIIATAATHSNSAIRKSENLKKLMEIYEMLGEEEDIVHPSNEFIKEGHIMKLAARNTSTMDRYLFLFNNMLLYCVPKFSLGGPKYTVRTRIGIDGMKVVETSNEDHPHTFQVSGKERMLELQASSEQDKAGWIKAFRETIDIFQQKNESFKNALKDVEEVSKAELGKRAPRWIRDNEVTMCMKCREPFNAITRRRHHCRACGYVVCWKCSDNKAHLEYDNYKVNKVCKDCYSILTGEGVTEGRRKGILEIEAAQFTDSSIMSGFLQHSEKGGKLWQRVWCVIPEKECLVLYLYGAPQDVKALCTIPLLGYTVEDADTPASFRLSQSKFVHTFAAESEELKQRWLKVIRAAVTGEMPARPETNGGENSGAQEANPDDT
- the fgd4a gene encoding FYVE, RhoGEF and PH domain-containing protein 4a isoform X9 yields the protein MEESCGDDRTGKPCDLKRRHAERKGKTPCYQTRSPDDEACIAVKIDQSRVPPKPEHLLSPVSPLQPPPGSVQKSPLRFIMEDGGGKPTTTPRDRVKPSKVSDLISRFEENRSADNKRDGSALKQTSKVSSSSSALRVCQLTDISKIQEKFSSPAAATQDAKRPAANGVLAQMEQDKETEEETHHSMRTETAELVNGDLERPDEVDDHSASQHSDRTGAENEDREKTTETQQKSEEGHSEQKETNEQKLFKIASELLHTEKAYVARLNLLDQVFCTKMMEEANKGTFPLDVVKNIFSNITSIHAFHSQFLLPDLEKRMGEWASTPRIGDILQKLTPFLKMYAEYVKNFDKAMELLKQWTDRSPPFKAIIQEIQSQEICGSLTLQHHMLEPVQRVPRYEMLLKDYLKKLPQNDPDRSDAEKSLEIIATAATHSNSAIRKSENLKKLMEIYEMLGEEEDIVHPSNEFIKEGHIMKLAARNTSTMDRYLFLFNNMLLYCVPKFSLGGPKYTVRTRIGIDGMKVVETSNEDHPHTFQVSGKERMLELQASSEQDKAGWIKAFRETIDIFQQKNESFKNALKDVEEVSKAELGKRAPRWIRDNEVTMCMKCREPFNAITRRRHHCRACGYVVCWKCSDNKAHLEYDNYKVNKVCKDCYSILTGEGVTEGRRKGILEIEAAQFTDSSIMSGFLQHSEKGGKLWQRVWCVIPEKECLVLYLYGAPQDVKALCTIPLLGYTVEDADTPASFRLSQSKFVHTFAAESEELKQRWLKVIRAAVTGEMPARPETNGGENSGAQEANPDDT
- the fgd4a gene encoding FYVE, RhoGEF and PH domain-containing protein 4a isoform X7; translation: MDRSELVKALGCSSPRKASGGSPILQECLNRAIGGAADRRRGGVNGRVPGSRTLLRSKPQVPPKPEHLLSPVSPLQPPPGSVQKSPLRFIMEDGGGKPTTTPRDRVKPSKVSDLISRFEENRSADNKRDGSALKQTSKVSSSSSALRVCQLTDISKIQEKFSSPAAATQDAKRPAANGVLAQMEQDKETEEETHHSMRTETAELVNGDLERPDEVDDHSASQHSDRTGAENEDREKTTETQQKSEEGHSEQKETNEQKLFKIASELLHTEKAYVARLNLLDQVFCTKMMEEANKGTFPLDVVKNIFSNITSIHAFHSQFLLPDLEKRMGEWASTPRIGDILQKLTPFLKMYAEYVKNFDKAMELLKQWTDRSPPFKAIIQEIQSQEICGSLTLQHHMLEPVQRVPRYEMLLKDYLKKLPQNDPDRSDAEKSLEIIATAATHSNSAIRKSENLKKLMEIYEMLGEEEDIVHPSNEFIKEGHIMKLAARNTSTMDRYLFLFNNMLLYCVPKFSLGGPKYTVRTRIGIDGMKVVETSNEDHPHTFQVSGKERMLELQASSEQDKAGWIKAFRETIDIFQQKNESFKNALKDVEEVSKAELGKRAPRWIRDNEVTMCMKCREPFNAITRRRHHCRACGYVVCWKCSDNKAHLEYDNYKVNKVCKDCYSILTGEGVTEGRRKGILEIEAAQFTDSSIMSGFLQHSEKGGKLWQRVWCVIPEKECLVLYLYGAPQDVKALCTIPLLGYTVEDADTPASFRLSQSKFVHTFAAESEELKQRWLKVIRAAVTGEMPARPETNGGENSGAQEANPDDT